In Paenibacillus stellifer, the DNA window TCGCGCTCGCCGCTATGCCCGCCGTTCCGCCGGCGGCGGTGCTCTTCCTGCTGGGCACGGCCAAAGGCGTGCTCTTCCCGGCGATGGCCTCGCTGTTCATCGGCATCAGCGGGCCCGGGCGGCTCGGCCGCACCTTCTCGCTGCAGTCCATCGCCACCTCGCTCGGCGCCTTTGCCGGTCCCGTCGCCGCCGGGCAGCTCCGCTACGCGGTGTCGCCGTACTTCATCGGCTTCCTGCTGCTGATGACGGCTCTGCTGCTGCTGCCCCGTCCGAATGCCGGACGGCTCTCCTCGGCCAGTCCCGATCTGAACGGCCGGACAGCGTAGCCGCAAGCCTCCGGGCGTCGGCGAAAAACCATGCCCGTCCCCGCCCGCAAGTTTAGGCAAGGGCACAAACCCGCTAGGTGGATTGACATATACTACACTGTAATCCTTCAATCCACCTAGAAAGGGAGTTGAACTGTAATGACGAATCCCTGCTGTCCTCAGGTAGCTCCGGTAGCTGCCGCTCCGGTATGCGGACTGGGCACTTCTACCGCCACCATCCTCGTTCTGTATATCCTGCTGGTCATCATTCTCAGAACGTTCTGGGTGTAATTCCACAGCCTAACCCAAACCGAAGCATCCGGCTCGTGCAGGCGACCGGATGTTTTTTTACGCCAAGCGCCTGACGCGCCTTCCTGGCATTCGTCTCATTTTTGCTAGTCTGTTTGGCAGAAAGATATCCGGCATTTCCCGGGGAATGATTACATAAACCTTCGCAATTCTGTTAAAAAAGACAGGCGTCAGGTAATATTAAAACAAGAAAACGGAGGTGAGGCTTCCATGTCAATCGCCATTATTGTCGAAGGCAAGAACGACCGCAGCCGCCTGAGACGCCTGTTGAGGCCCGAAGTCGATATCTTCTGTACCTTTGGGACCCTGAATACGGAGAAGCTGGAGACGCTGCGCAAGCAGGTCGGCGGCCGGGAGATCTATCTCTATATGGACAACGACAGCTCAGGCAAAAAAATTCGCGGCGTGCTTCGCGACGCCTTCCCTGATGCAGAGCATATTTATACCCGCCGGGGATATGCCGGGGTGGAAGGCACACCGGACGAATATAATATCAGCCAGCTTGAAAAAGCGGGGCTTGAGGAATATATCATTTATCCGGAGCCGCTCCCTTTTTAACCGATACAGAGAGCAGAGAGTGCTTAAACGCCGAAAAGCCCGCTATTCGCGGGCTAATCTGTGTCACGGCGCAAGCCGTTATATTCCTTTTTATACGTGAATCGTGTTAAGCACAAGAGCGATCAGGCTGAGCGTCAAATAATTGATTGAGAAGAAGAAATTCTGCTTCGCCCAGGCGTCATCGTCTTTGGCCCACAGCCCTTTCAGCGTCAGGAACAGCCAGGCGGCGGACAGACCCGCCGATACGATCAGAAAATAAATGCCGGCATAGTGGTACGTGTAGAACAGAATCGACACGGGAACCAGCAGTGCGACGTAGGGAATCATCTGCAGCTTGGTGCGGCGCGTCCCCTTCACAACCGGAAGAAGCGGAAAGCCCGCGTTCCGGTACTCTTCCTTGCGGCGGATGCCGAGCGCCCAGAAATGAGGCGGCTGCCACAGAAACAGCATGGCGAACAGCAGCCAGGCGCCGAGATCAACAGTGCCCGTAACAGCGACATAGCCGATAACCGGCGGCATCGCTCCGGAAATCGCGCCGACCGAGGTGCTCCAGGTGGATGTGCGCTTCAGCCAAAGCGTGTAGACGACCACATAGACGAACATGCCCACGATGCCGAACACTCCTGCCAGCACTCCCGAGAACAGGAACAGAATAGCCAGCCCGCTAATGCCGAGGGCGACACCGTACGCAAGCACTGTATTCGGTTTTAGCCGGCCCGTCGGCAGACCGCGTTTCTTCGTCCGTTCCATTTTCATATCGAGATCGCGGTCGAAATAGTTATTGAACACGCAGGCCGACGCCATGACCAGCATGGTGCCAAGCAGCATCAATACGAGCCTGCCGTACTGGACGCTCCAGCCCGATGCCACCCAGTAGCCAGCAAACGCCGCAATCAAATTGGAACGAAT includes these proteins:
- the cyoE gene encoding heme o synthase, producing the protein MDNQWRYQATSDTATVSAKLPPESGRATWRDFVTVTKPGIIRSNLIAAFAGYWVASGWSVQYGRLVLMLLGTMLVMASACVFNNYFDRDLDMKMERTKKRGLPTGRLKPNTVLAYGVALGISGLAILFLFSGVLAGVFGIVGMFVYVVVYTLWLKRTSTWSTSVGAISGAMPPVIGYVAVTGTVDLGAWLLFAMLFLWQPPHFWALGIRRKEEYRNAGFPLLPVVKGTRRTKLQMIPYVALLVPVSILFYTYHYAGIYFLIVSAGLSAAWLFLTLKGLWAKDDDAWAKQNFFFSINYLTLSLIALVLNTIHV
- a CDS encoding DNA primase; this translates as MSIAIIVEGKNDRSRLRRLLRPEVDIFCTFGTLNTEKLETLRKQVGGREIYLYMDNDSSGKKIRGVLRDAFPDAEHIYTRRGYAGVEGTPDEYNISQLEKAGLEEYIIYPEPLPF
- a CDS encoding sporulation protein YjcZ; its protein translation is MTNPCCPQVAPVAAAPVCGLGTSTATILVLYILLVIILRTFWV